A window of Lysobacter terrestris contains these coding sequences:
- a CDS encoding twin transmembrane helix small protein yields the protein MKTLVIVAFLGLILYNLGAGLYYMLVDVGTTKRTVNALTKRIGLSVLLILLVVAGIATGYIQPHGVGR from the coding sequence ATGAAAACCCTGGTGATCGTCGCCTTCCTCGGCCTGATCCTCTACAACCTCGGCGCCGGCCTGTACTACATGCTGGTCGACGTCGGCACCACCAAGCGCACGGTGAACGCGCTGACCAAGCGCATCGGCCTGTCGGTGCTGCTGATCCTGCTGGTCGTGGCGGGCATCGCCACCGGCTACATCCAGCCGCACGGCGTCGGCCGCTGA
- a CDS encoding cyclic nucleotide-binding domain-containing protein: protein MDSCVSQATFPRNDARTLADDGDLLRFCSTCAFSQACLDEGMDKRALMDLHVLVEHVGPFHAGEHIFREGDPFEAIAAVRAGTVKTYVIDRDGREHVLGFHLPGEVIGLNAIDGDHYPCNAIALDTVMLCRFSFPKIAVLATRLPGLQRQLFRLLSRDIGRAALLAGDWSADQRMAAFLVGLSRRLAARGFSPNRFQLTMARTDIANYLRLAPETVSRVLRRFQEEGLLRVDRRELELVGREALDTLAAPILRD, encoded by the coding sequence ATGGATTCCTGCGTGAGCCAGGCGACGTTCCCGCGCAACGACGCGCGCACGCTCGCGGACGACGGCGACCTCCTGCGCTTCTGCTCGACCTGCGCCTTTTCGCAGGCCTGCCTCGACGAGGGCATGGACAAGCGCGCGCTGATGGACCTGCACGTGCTGGTCGAGCACGTCGGCCCGTTCCACGCCGGCGAACACATCTTCCGCGAAGGCGATCCGTTCGAAGCCATCGCCGCGGTGCGCGCGGGCACGGTGAAGACCTACGTCATCGACCGCGACGGACGCGAACACGTGCTCGGCTTCCACCTGCCCGGCGAGGTCATCGGCCTCAACGCGATCGATGGCGACCACTACCCGTGCAACGCCATCGCGCTGGACACGGTGATGCTGTGCCGTTTCTCGTTCCCTAAGATCGCGGTGCTGGCGACGCGGCTGCCGGGACTGCAGCGGCAGCTGTTCCGCCTGCTCAGCCGCGACATCGGCCGGGCGGCGCTGCTCGCCGGCGACTGGTCGGCCGACCAGCGCATGGCGGCATTCCTGGTCGGCCTGTCGCGGCGCCTGGCCGCGCGCGGGTTTTCGCCCAACCGCTTCCAGTTGACGATGGCGCGCACGGACATCGCCAACTACCTGCGCCTGGCGCCGGAAACGGTGAGCCGCGTGCTGCGGCGGTTCCAGGAAGAGGGCCTGCTGCGCGTGGACCGGCGCGAGCTCGAACTCGTCGGCCGCGAAGCGCTCGACACGCTGGCGGCGCCGATCCTTCGCGACTAG
- a CDS encoding nitric-oxide reductase large subunit: protein MSNTRKLWLGLATLLIVSFGVLLWAGTEIFRAAPPVPECVVSESGQVVYTKADIERGRQVWQSMGGMQLGSIWGHGAYVAPDWSADWLHREATGVLDLWARADDATATYAQLPAERKAALQGRLQEMMRRNTYDAATGTITLSDDRVVALSNVAAHYESLFGNDPATQALREAYAMKNDTVPDAGHRRALTAFFWWTAWAATTERPREPGDAMVPTQADVVDQQVTYTNNWPSEPLVGNRPAAPLWLWSAFSVLFLIAGIALLGWHHARTHDDAPMKLPASDPLATLRITPSMRATAKYFWVVLALFLVQILLGAMTAHYQVEGQVAYGFNLSNILPYSITRTWHTQLAVLWIAVAWLGTGLYIAPALSGHEPKFQRLGVNFLWACLLVIVVGSFAGQWLAVMQKLGLDLNFWFGHQGWEYADMGRFWQWFLFVGLLLWLTLVGRALWPVLRGPASDTKAANDTRAIVGLLFLSTVCIGLFFAAALMWGEHTHISEVEYWRWWLVHLWVEGFFEVFAAAVMSLIFVKLGLVNTKTATTAVLFATIVFMAGGVLGTLHHLYFVGTPTAVVALGASFSALEVVPLAYIGFEGYHTYKLGKATPWMARYRWPILFFIAVSFWNLVGAGLFGFLINPPLSLYYMQGLNLTPLHGHTALFGVYGMLGIALVLFCLRGLRGQMAWDTKALKVAFWSFNIGLGMMAVFTLLPLGTMQLLAAIEHGYAYARSAEFMQKPIVDLLVWMRVPGDTVFSVGALALCWFVLRLWVAPRRLPVAAGAGESEH from the coding sequence ATGAGCAATACGAGGAAGTTGTGGCTGGGGCTTGCGACCCTGCTCATCGTCTCGTTCGGCGTGCTGCTGTGGGCCGGGACGGAGATCTTCCGCGCCGCGCCGCCGGTGCCCGAATGCGTGGTGAGCGAGAGCGGCCAGGTGGTCTACACCAAGGCCGACATCGAACGCGGCCGCCAGGTGTGGCAGTCGATGGGCGGCATGCAGCTGGGCTCCATCTGGGGGCACGGCGCCTATGTCGCACCCGACTGGAGCGCGGACTGGCTGCACCGCGAAGCCACCGGCGTACTCGACCTGTGGGCGCGCGCCGACGATGCGACGGCGACGTACGCGCAGCTGCCGGCCGAGCGCAAGGCGGCGCTGCAGGGTCGCCTGCAGGAGATGATGCGCCGGAACACCTACGACGCCGCGACCGGCACGATCACCCTCAGCGACGATCGCGTCGTCGCACTGTCGAATGTCGCCGCGCACTACGAGAGCCTGTTCGGCAACGACCCCGCGACGCAGGCGCTGCGCGAGGCCTACGCGATGAAGAACGACACGGTGCCCGATGCCGGGCATCGCCGCGCGCTGACCGCGTTCTTCTGGTGGACGGCCTGGGCCGCGACCACCGAACGCCCGCGCGAGCCGGGCGACGCGATGGTGCCGACGCAGGCCGACGTGGTCGACCAGCAGGTCACCTACACCAACAACTGGCCGAGCGAGCCGCTGGTCGGCAACCGCCCGGCCGCGCCGCTGTGGCTGTGGTCGGCCTTCAGCGTGCTGTTCCTGATCGCGGGCATCGCCCTGCTCGGCTGGCACCACGCGCGCACCCACGACGACGCGCCGATGAAGCTGCCGGCCAGCGATCCGCTCGCCACGTTGCGCATCACCCCGTCGATGCGCGCCACCGCGAAGTACTTCTGGGTCGTGCTGGCGCTGTTCCTGGTGCAGATCCTGCTGGGCGCGATGACCGCGCACTACCAGGTCGAAGGCCAGGTCGCCTACGGCTTCAACCTCTCCAACATCCTGCCCTACTCGATCACCCGCACCTGGCACACGCAGTTGGCGGTGCTGTGGATCGCCGTTGCATGGCTCGGCACCGGCCTGTACATCGCGCCGGCACTGAGCGGGCACGAGCCGAAGTTCCAGCGCCTGGGTGTCAATTTCCTCTGGGCGTGCCTGCTGGTGATCGTGGTCGGCTCGTTCGCGGGCCAGTGGCTGGCGGTGATGCAGAAGCTCGGCCTCGACCTGAACTTCTGGTTCGGCCACCAGGGCTGGGAATACGCGGACATGGGCCGCTTCTGGCAATGGTTCCTCTTCGTCGGCCTGCTGCTGTGGCTGACCCTGGTCGGCCGTGCGTTGTGGCCGGTGCTGCGCGGTCCTGCCAGCGACACCAAGGCGGCAAACGACACAAGAGCCATTGTCGGCCTGCTGTTCCTCTCCACCGTGTGCATCGGCCTGTTCTTCGCCGCGGCGCTGATGTGGGGCGAGCACACGCACATTTCCGAGGTCGAGTACTGGCGCTGGTGGCTGGTGCACCTGTGGGTGGAAGGCTTCTTCGAGGTCTTCGCCGCCGCGGTGATGTCGCTGATCTTCGTCAAGCTCGGCCTGGTCAACACGAAGACCGCGACGACGGCGGTGCTGTTCGCCACCATCGTGTTCATGGCCGGCGGCGTGCTCGGCACCCTGCACCACCTGTACTTCGTCGGCACGCCGACCGCGGTGGTGGCGCTGGGCGCGAGCTTCTCCGCGCTGGAAGTGGTGCCGCTGGCCTACATCGGCTTCGAGGGCTACCACACCTACAAGCTCGGCAAGGCGACGCCGTGGATGGCGCGCTACCGCTGGCCGATCCTGTTCTTCATCGCGGTTTCGTTCTGGAACCTGGTGGGCGCGGGCCTGTTCGGCTTCCTGATCAATCCGCCGCTGTCGCTGTACTACATGCAGGGCCTCAACCTGACCCCGCTGCACGGCCACACCGCGTTGTTCGGCGTGTACGGCATGCTCGGCATCGCGCTGGTGCTGTTCTGCCTGCGCGGGCTGCGCGGCCAGATGGCGTGGGACACCAAGGCACTGAAGGTGGCGTTCTGGAGCTTCAACATCGGCCTGGGAATGATGGCGGTGTTCACCCTGCTGCCCCTGGGCACGATGCAACTGCTGGCGGCGATCGAGCACGGCTACGCCTACGCGCGCTCGGCGGAGTTCATGCAGAAGCCGATCGTCGACCTGCTGGTATGGATGCGCGTGCCGGGCGACACCGTGTTCAGCGTCGGTGCGCTGGCGTTGTGCTGGTTCGTGCTGCGCCTGTGGGTGGCGCCCAGGCGGTTGCCGGTGGCAGCCGGTGCGGGTGAATCCGAGCACTGA
- the rnd gene encoding ribonuclease D, translated as MHLWISDPAALQAHFAHKPFRIGLDTEFIRERTYWPQLALVQIALDNADGEPTVLLIDPLVPGMNAALAPILADTSILKVMHSPSEDLVAFKHACDAVPRPLFDTQQAAALAGIGAGVGYQRLVEQLTGIALAKGETRSDWLRRPLSPAQLDYAADDVRHLAAMHDALDGLLAQLGRREWLLEDAARTVANAESEGPERWPHLSLRGAQFLDTNAQRRLVRLLRWRDAYARDNDRPRGWILDNELALTIARTTPGERKALQDLLDANPKAPRKLGDAIWRALTTPLADEAEAPDASVGETRDKQRLKKLQDAVSKRSAELGLPDGVLASRRWLQALLDEGRWPNALAGWRREALEPALAPLLAAQD; from the coding sequence ATGCATCTCTGGATTTCCGACCCCGCCGCACTGCAGGCGCACTTCGCCCACAAGCCCTTCCGCATCGGCCTCGACACCGAGTTCATCCGGGAACGCACCTACTGGCCGCAACTGGCGCTGGTGCAGATCGCGCTCGACAACGCCGACGGCGAACCGACCGTATTGCTGATCGATCCGCTCGTGCCCGGCATGAACGCCGCGCTGGCGCCGATCCTGGCCGACACGTCGATCCTCAAGGTGATGCACAGCCCCAGCGAAGACCTCGTCGCCTTCAAGCACGCCTGTGACGCCGTGCCGCGACCGCTGTTCGACACACAGCAGGCCGCGGCGCTCGCCGGCATCGGCGCGGGCGTCGGCTACCAGCGCCTGGTCGAACAGCTCACCGGCATCGCCCTGGCCAAGGGCGAGACCCGCTCGGACTGGCTGCGCCGACCGCTGTCGCCCGCGCAGCTGGACTACGCCGCCGACGACGTGCGCCACCTCGCCGCGATGCACGATGCGCTCGACGGCCTGCTCGCCCAGCTGGGGCGGCGCGAATGGCTGCTCGAAGACGCCGCCCGCACCGTCGCCAACGCCGAAAGCGAGGGTCCGGAACGCTGGCCGCACCTGTCGCTGCGCGGCGCCCAGTTCCTCGACACCAACGCGCAACGCCGGCTCGTGCGCCTGCTGCGTTGGCGCGACGCCTACGCCCGCGACAACGACCGCCCGCGCGGCTGGATCCTCGACAACGAACTGGCCCTCACCATCGCCCGCACGACGCCGGGCGAACGCAAGGCCCTGCAGGACCTGCTGGACGCCAATCCCAAGGCGCCGCGCAAGCTCGGCGACGCCATCTGGCGCGCCCTGACCACGCCGCTGGCCGACGAAGCCGAAGCGCCCGATGCCAGCGTCGGCGAAACCCGCGACAAGCAGCGGCTGAAGAAGCTGCAGGATGCGGTCAGCAAGCGCAGCGCGGAACTGGGCCTGCCCGACGGCGTGCTCGCCTCGCGCCGCTGGCTGCAGGCGTTGCTGGACGAAGGGCGCTGGCCCAACGCCCTCGCCGGCTGGCGCCGCGAGGCCCTGGAACCCGCGCTCGCGCCGTTGCTGGCCGCGCAGGACTAG
- a CDS encoding aminotransferase-like domain-containing protein — protein MKRYEALADDVARSIRAGLLRPGARLPSVRQASAARKLSPATIFQAYYLLEAQGLIESRARSGYYVTQAALALPPEPETASRPDGESREVDVSELVFEVLQSAMQRDIVPLGSAFMSPAAFPLDRIGRAVATAALHLDPWSTVDDLTPGNAALRRQIALRYLIDGMDISADEIVVTNGALEALNLCIAAVTQPGDAVVVESPCFYACLQSLERNGLRAIEVPTHPRDGIDLDALETAIARHAPRACWLMPTFHNPLGCTMPEERKRALVELLARHGIPLVEDDVYADLHYGPRRALPAKAFDREGLVMHCSSFSKSLAPGYRIGWVAAGRRAQDIARRKLTSTLNTNVPMQIALARYLERGGFDRHLRRLRSTLAQQQASYAAAIAAAFPPGTRVTRPAGGYFLWLELPEGVDALQLQRRASKLGISIAPGPMFSASRGFGNCLRLNCGHPLDARIAAALRELGTLAASTA, from the coding sequence ATGAAACGCTACGAAGCCCTGGCCGACGACGTTGCCCGCTCCATCCGTGCCGGCCTGCTCCGGCCGGGCGCCCGGCTGCCGTCGGTGCGCCAGGCCAGCGCCGCGCGCAAGCTCAGCCCGGCCACCATCTTCCAGGCCTACTACCTGCTCGAAGCGCAGGGTCTGATCGAATCGCGCGCGCGTTCCGGCTACTACGTCACCCAGGCCGCGCTGGCGCTGCCGCCGGAGCCGGAGACCGCCTCGCGCCCCGACGGCGAATCGCGCGAGGTCGACGTCAGCGAACTGGTGTTCGAGGTCCTGCAGTCGGCCATGCAGCGCGACATCGTGCCGCTGGGGTCGGCGTTCATGAGCCCGGCCGCGTTCCCGCTCGATCGCATCGGCCGCGCCGTGGCCACCGCGGCGTTGCACCTGGACCCCTGGAGCACCGTCGACGACCTCACGCCCGGCAACGCCGCCCTGCGCCGGCAGATCGCGCTGCGTTACCTGATCGACGGCATGGACATCAGCGCCGACGAGATCGTGGTCACCAACGGCGCGCTGGAGGCATTGAACCTGTGCATCGCCGCGGTCACCCAACCCGGCGACGCCGTGGTGGTCGAGTCGCCGTGTTTCTACGCCTGCCTGCAGTCGCTGGAACGCAACGGCCTGCGCGCGATCGAGGTGCCCACCCATCCGCGCGACGGCATCGACCTCGATGCGCTGGAAACGGCGATCGCCCGCCACGCGCCGCGCGCCTGCTGGCTGATGCCGACCTTCCACAACCCGTTGGGATGCACGATGCCCGAGGAGCGCAAGCGCGCCCTGGTGGAGCTGCTCGCGCGCCACGGCATCCCGCTGGTGGAAGACGACGTCTACGCCGACCTGCATTACGGCCCGCGGCGCGCCTTGCCGGCCAAGGCCTTCGATCGCGAGGGCCTGGTGATGCACTGCTCGTCGTTTTCCAAGAGCCTCGCGCCCGGGTACCGCATCGGCTGGGTCGCCGCGGGACGGCGCGCGCAGGACATCGCCCGGCGCAAGCTCACGTCCACCCTCAACACCAACGTGCCCATGCAGATCGCGCTGGCGCGCTACCTCGAACGCGGCGGCTTCGACCGCCACCTGCGCCGCCTGCGCAGCACGCTGGCGCAACAACAGGCCAGTTACGCGGCGGCGATTGCCGCGGCGTTCCCGCCGGGCACGCGCGTCACCCGGCCCGCAGGCGGCTACTTCCTGTGGCTGGAACTGCCCGAAGGCGTCGACGCGCTGCAGCTGCAGCGGCGGGCGTCGAAGCTGGGCATCAGCATCGCCCCGGGACCGATGTTCTCGGCCAGCCGCGGGTTCGGGAATTGCCTGCGGCTCAACTGCGGCCATCCGCTGGATGCGCGGATCGCGGCGGCGTTGCGCGAGCTGGGGACGCTGGCGGCGTCGACGGCCTAG
- the hemN gene encoding oxygen-independent coproporphyrinogen III oxidase: METMAFDPDLLRRYDRPGPRYTSYPTAPQFHAGFGEAQLRDAATASNGDPIPRRLSLYVHVPFCASPCFYCGCNRIITRDKARGEAYLARLYREIALTAQLFDRDREVIQLHFGGGTPNFLTPEQLREVVDTLRSHFHFSGSGERDISIELDPRFVTPQDIAQLADIGFNRASFGVQDFDPAVQVAVNRVQSVEETRAVVDACRAHGFRSVNVDLIYGLPKQSLDGFAKTLELVTAMRPDRFAVYSYAHLPQLFKPQRQIDAADLPDAETKLALLQLAIARLTAAGYVYIGMDHFALPDDDLAIAQARGGLHRNFMGYTTHADSDLVGLGVSAISHIGDSFSQNPRDLPSWQLALDEGRLPVFRGMRLDEDDQLRADLIQALMCQGEVPIRALERRYAITFDQYFAEALVRLQPLVQDGLVRLERECIRVTSRGRLLLRNIAMCFDRYLDQPATVATPRFSRAI, from the coding sequence ATGGAGACCATGGCCTTCGATCCCGACCTGCTGCGCCGCTACGACCGGCCCGGACCGCGCTACACCTCGTATCCCACCGCGCCGCAATTCCACGCCGGCTTCGGCGAGGCGCAGCTGCGCGATGCGGCGACGGCCAGCAACGGCGATCCCATCCCGCGGCGGTTGTCGCTGTACGTGCACGTGCCCTTCTGCGCCAGCCCGTGCTTCTACTGCGGCTGTAACCGCATCATCACCCGCGACAAGGCCCGCGGCGAGGCCTACCTGGCGCGCCTGTACCGCGAGATCGCGCTGACCGCGCAGTTGTTCGACCGCGACCGCGAGGTCATCCAGCTGCATTTCGGCGGCGGCACGCCCAATTTCCTCACGCCGGAACAACTGCGCGAAGTCGTGGACACCTTGCGCAGCCACTTCCATTTTTCCGGATCGGGCGAGCGCGACATCTCGATCGAACTGGACCCGCGCTTCGTCACGCCGCAGGACATCGCCCAACTCGCCGACATCGGCTTCAACCGCGCCAGCTTCGGCGTGCAGGATTTCGATCCCGCGGTGCAGGTGGCCGTCAACCGGGTGCAGAGCGTGGAGGAAACCCGCGCCGTGGTCGACGCCTGCCGCGCGCATGGCTTCCGTTCGGTCAACGTCGACCTGATCTACGGCCTGCCCAAGCAGAGCCTCGACGGCTTCGCGAAGACGCTCGAGCTCGTCACCGCGATGCGCCCCGACCGCTTCGCCGTCTACAGCTACGCGCACCTGCCGCAGCTGTTCAAGCCGCAGCGGCAGATCGACGCGGCCGACCTGCCGGACGCGGAAACCAAGCTGGCCCTGCTGCAGCTGGCGATCGCCCGGCTCACCGCCGCGGGCTACGTCTACATCGGCATGGACCACTTCGCGCTGCCCGACGACGACCTCGCCATCGCGCAGGCGCGCGGCGGCCTGCACCGCAATTTCATGGGTTACACCACGCACGCCGACAGCGACCTGGTCGGCCTGGGCGTGAGCGCGATCAGCCACATCGGCGACAGCTTCAGCCAGAACCCGCGCGACCTGCCGAGCTGGCAGCTGGCGCTCGACGAAGGCCGGCTGCCGGTGTTCCGCGGCATGCGCCTGGACGAGGACGACCAGCTCCGCGCCGACCTGATCCAGGCCCTGATGTGCCAGGGCGAAGTACCGATCCGCGCGCTGGAGCGGCGCTACGCCATCACTTTCGACCAGTACTTCGCCGAAGCCCTCGTGCGCTTGCAGCCGCTGGTGCAGGACGGGCTGGTGCGGCTGGAACGCGAGTGCATCCGCGTCACGTCGCGCGGCCGCCTGCTGTTGCGTAACATCGCGATGTGCTTCGACCGCTACCTCGACCAGCCTGCCACCGTGGCCACGCCACGCTTCTCGCGCGCGATCTGA
- a CDS encoding SUMF1/EgtB/PvdO family nonheme iron enzyme → MRRACGIGACVALLAAMAACGRREKEADKAADRAPLVTIGADQSVSPVPAWQAPRVEVTAANAGALRKRAEAALKAGQLYGGTDPAAAAIPLFLALKQHAPDDARIARGLREAQLALVDEGREALAAIDEDPEELRHAHEVAAVARFLAPGDARVEAFLDRLDRADEAARANRLGELALNEARLGEKGEANGAIAYFREALRERPGDTRAQQGLAAAESALIRRAEKAADADDYDSAAYWLDAAAGVRPGFATVDDARERIAMQRVMRVNGLRDAGITELATPTAAGLRRARERLAQLLRIAAPGDPSVVELRTRIEIAAHYGLFRPGQAFTDALSNGGRGPQMVVVPHGAFRMGAPESEVGAGAEERPVRNIRFERGFAISRTEVTVGEFRRFVAATRHRARSTRRGYSTIYDARSGNFVRAGNVDWHDDYGGRPAADNMPVLHISAGDAAKYAQWLSAQTGQRYRLPSEAEFEYVLRAGGQTRYPWGDGAPPIKAGNFTGGIDISPSGRRWTNAFVGYGDRSWGPALAGSYQPNRWGVHDIAGNVSEWVEDCWHGNFRRAPRDGRPWVNPGCRTQVIRGGSWASSPAHTRSAWRQGTDVNNTSARIGFRVVRDI, encoded by the coding sequence GTGCGGCGGGCCTGCGGCATCGGCGCGTGCGTCGCGCTGCTCGCGGCGATGGCCGCGTGCGGGCGCCGCGAGAAGGAAGCGGACAAGGCCGCGGATCGCGCGCCGCTGGTGACCATCGGCGCCGACCAGTCGGTATCGCCGGTGCCGGCGTGGCAGGCGCCGCGGGTCGAAGTGACGGCCGCGAACGCGGGCGCGCTGCGCAAGCGCGCGGAGGCGGCGCTGAAGGCTGGCCAGCTCTACGGCGGCACCGATCCGGCCGCCGCTGCGATTCCACTGTTCCTGGCGTTGAAACAGCACGCGCCCGACGATGCGCGCATCGCACGCGGCCTGCGCGAGGCGCAGCTCGCCCTGGTGGATGAAGGACGCGAGGCGTTGGCGGCGATCGACGAGGATCCCGAGGAACTGCGTCACGCGCACGAAGTCGCCGCGGTCGCGCGCTTCCTCGCGCCCGGCGATGCCCGGGTCGAGGCCTTCCTCGACCGCCTCGACCGCGCGGACGAAGCGGCGCGCGCCAACCGCCTGGGCGAGCTCGCGCTCAACGAGGCGCGCCTGGGCGAGAAGGGCGAGGCCAACGGCGCCATCGCCTACTTCCGCGAGGCGCTGCGCGAGCGTCCGGGCGATACCCGCGCGCAGCAGGGCTTGGCCGCGGCCGAGAGCGCGTTGATCCGCCGCGCCGAGAAGGCGGCCGACGCCGACGATTACGACAGCGCGGCGTACTGGCTCGACGCAGCGGCAGGCGTCCGCCCCGGCTTCGCCACCGTGGACGACGCGCGCGAGCGCATCGCGATGCAGCGCGTGATGCGCGTGAACGGCCTGCGCGACGCCGGCATCACCGAACTGGCGACGCCCACCGCGGCGGGCCTGCGCCGCGCCCGCGAACGGTTGGCGCAGTTGCTGCGCATCGCCGCGCCGGGCGATCCCTCCGTGGTCGAGTTGCGCACGCGGATCGAAATCGCCGCGCATTACGGCCTATTCCGGCCCGGGCAGGCGTTCACCGACGCGCTGTCGAATGGCGGCCGCGGGCCGCAGATGGTGGTGGTGCCGCACGGCGCGTTCCGCATGGGCGCGCCCGAGAGCGAGGTCGGTGCAGGCGCCGAGGAGCGTCCCGTCCGCAACATCCGTTTCGAGCGCGGCTTCGCGATCTCACGCACCGAGGTCACGGTCGGCGAATTCCGCCGCTTCGTGGCTGCCACGCGCCATCGCGCGCGCTCGACCCGGCGCGGTTATTCCACCATCTACGACGCGCGCAGCGGCAACTTCGTCCGCGCCGGCAACGTCGACTGGCACGACGACTACGGCGGTCGTCCCGCCGCCGACAACATGCCGGTGCTGCACATCAGTGCCGGCGACGCGGCGAAGTACGCGCAATGGCTGTCGGCGCAGACCGGGCAACGCTATCGCCTGCCCAGCGAGGCGGAATTCGAATACGTGCTGCGCGCCGGTGGGCAGACGCGGTATCCGTGGGGCGACGGCGCGCCACCGATCAAGGCCGGCAACTTCACCGGCGGCATCGACATCTCGCCGAGCGGGCGGCGCTGGACCAATGCCTTCGTCGGCTATGGCGACCGCTCGTGGGGGCCGGCACTGGCCGGCAGCTATCAGCCCAATCGCTGGGGCGTCCACGACATCGCCGGCAACGTCAGCGAATGGGTCGAGGACTGCTGGCACGGCAACTTCCGCCGCGCTCCGCGCGACGGCCGGCCGTGGGTGAATCCGGGCTGCCGCACCCAGGTCATCCGCGGCGGTTCGTGGGCGAGTTCGCCCGCGCATACGCGCTCGGCCTGGCGGCAGGGCACCGACGTCAACAACACGAGCGCCCGGATAGGCTTCCGGGTGGTGCGGGACATCTGA